A single region of the Halorussus salinus genome encodes:
- the gatE gene encoding Glu-tRNA(Gln) amidotransferase subunit GatE yields the protein MTDHDYDELGLVAGLEIHQQLDTESKLFCNCPTELREPDESDRRFHRYLHPTKSELGELDEAALEESRVEREFEYLAYDTTCLVEEDDEPPHRLDDEAQAVVLEIAQLLDMDVVDQAHVMRKIVVDGSNTSGFQRSTLMASDGEISTSEGAVGIEDLMLEEESAQRVEEREEGVLYSLDRLGIPLVEIGTKPDIRSPEQAREAAERIGMLLRSTGKVKRGLGTIRQDVNISIAEGARVEVKGVQSLDDIDDLVENEVHRQVRLLELRDELRERDASVGDVVDVTDTFADTESGVIGSALESGGKVTAVPLYGFDGLVGAEIQPDRRLGTELSDHAKRHGAGGIFHTDELPAYGVTDDEVDALREAVGAGEQDAVAIVAADPETAELAIEAAAERAETALEGVPEETRGANEDGTTRYLRPLPGAARMYPETDVPPVEPDPSEVETPELLTEKVERYQDEYGLDAGLAEQVAYGERMPLFERAVGELGADPTLAAQTVESTVTELRRDGVPVENLTDDHFLGTLDAVADGETAKGNVGDLLGALAENLELTASEAIEREGLGSAGEDEVREAVVEVVERNEEQVQDEGMQAFSGLMGEAMGALGGKADGDTVSELLREEIQKRA from the coding sequence ACCGAACTCCGGGAACCCGACGAGTCCGACCGGCGGTTCCACCGCTACCTCCACCCGACCAAGAGCGAGCTGGGCGAGCTAGACGAGGCGGCGCTCGAAGAGAGCCGCGTCGAGCGCGAGTTCGAGTATCTGGCCTACGACACCACTTGTCTGGTCGAGGAGGACGACGAACCGCCCCACCGACTGGACGACGAGGCCCAAGCGGTCGTCCTCGAAATCGCGCAACTGCTGGACATGGACGTGGTGGACCAAGCCCACGTCATGCGGAAAATCGTCGTGGACGGCTCGAACACCTCCGGGTTCCAGCGCTCGACGCTGATGGCCTCCGACGGCGAGATTTCGACCAGCGAGGGCGCGGTCGGCATCGAGGACCTGATGCTCGAAGAGGAGAGCGCCCAGCGCGTCGAGGAGCGCGAGGAGGGCGTCCTCTACAGCCTCGACCGACTCGGCATCCCGCTGGTCGAAATCGGCACCAAGCCCGACATCCGCTCGCCCGAGCAGGCCCGCGAGGCCGCCGAGCGAATCGGGATGCTCCTGCGCTCGACGGGGAAGGTCAAGCGCGGACTGGGCACCATCCGCCAAGACGTGAACATCTCCATCGCCGAGGGCGCGCGCGTCGAGGTCAAGGGCGTCCAGAGCTTGGACGACATCGACGACCTCGTGGAGAACGAGGTCCACCGACAGGTTCGGCTCCTCGAACTCCGCGACGAACTCCGCGAGCGCGACGCCTCGGTCGGCGACGTGGTGGACGTGACCGACACCTTCGCCGACACCGAGAGCGGCGTCATCGGCTCGGCGCTCGAATCCGGCGGGAAGGTCACGGCGGTCCCCCTCTACGGCTTCGACGGACTGGTCGGCGCGGAGATTCAACCGGACCGCCGCCTCGGGACCGAACTCTCGGACCACGCCAAGCGCCACGGCGCGGGCGGCATCTTCCACACCGACGAACTCCCGGCCTACGGCGTCACCGACGACGAGGTCGATGCCCTGCGCGAAGCGGTCGGCGCGGGCGAGCAGGACGCGGTGGCCATCGTCGCCGCCGACCCCGAGACCGCCGAGTTGGCCATCGAGGCCGCGGCCGAGCGCGCCGAGACCGCGCTTGAGGGCGTGCCCGAGGAGACTCGCGGCGCGAACGAGGACGGCACGACCCGCTATCTCCGGCCGCTCCCCGGCGCGGCGCGGATGTACCCCGAGACCGACGTGCCCCCGGTCGAACCCGACCCGAGCGAGGTCGAGACGCCCGAACTGCTGACCGAGAAGGTCGAGCGGTATCAGGACGAGTACGGTCTCGACGCGGGCCTCGCCGAGCAGGTCGCCTACGGCGAGCGCATGCCGCTGTTCGAGCGCGCGGTCGGCGAGTTGGGCGCGGACCCCACGCTCGCGGCCCAGACCGTCGAGAGTACGGTCACGGAACTCCGGCGCGACGGCGTGCCGGTCGAGAACCTGACCGACGACCACTTCCTCGGGACGCTCGACGCGGTCGCCGACGGCGAGACCGCGAAGGGCAACGTCGGGGACCTCCTCGGGGCGCTCGCGGAGAACCTCGAACTGACCGCCAGCGAGGCCATCGAGCGGGAAGGTCTCGGCAGTGCGGGCGAAGACGAGGTGCGCGAGGCCGTCGTGGAGGTCGTGGAGCGCAACGAGGAGCAAGTACAAGACGAGGGCATGCAGGCGTTCTCCGGCCTGATGGGCGAGGCGATGGGCGCGCTCGGCGGGAAAGCGGACGGCGACACGGTGAGCGAGTTGTTACGTGAGGAGATTCAGAAACGCGCCTGA
- a CDS encoding HEAT repeat domain-containing protein, translating into MSDTPTDRQRRTLDAVGESPSSADADDVTTLAELASHRSEDVRTDAAETLSVVAAAQPDLVADEMGPVLRTFQHGDINVRTFALDTVATLGQHSPERFAETTAITNVAQALNDRNEWIRASAAEALGDIGTESPALLADAEVVRTLARRIESEEFPDARAQMARALGRIGRTAPELIDRRDEATLERLVGEDDEIAESLRFAVDAIAEGREAASGRDSESRGAAGTAFCPDCGTEITAESVPNFCRNCGHELS; encoded by the coding sequence ATGTCAGACACGCCCACCGACCGACAACGACGCACGCTCGATGCAGTCGGGGAATCGCCATCGTCTGCCGACGCAGACGACGTGACGACACTCGCCGAACTGGCCAGCCACCGCTCCGAAGACGTTCGGACGGACGCCGCGGAGACGCTGTCGGTCGTCGCCGCCGCGCAACCCGACCTCGTCGCCGACGAGATGGGTCCCGTCCTTCGAACGTTCCAACACGGCGATATAAACGTCCGAACGTTCGCGCTGGATACCGTCGCCACGCTGGGACAGCACTCCCCCGAGCGGTTCGCCGAGACGACCGCGATTACCAACGTCGCACAGGCGCTCAACGACCGCAACGAGTGGATTCGCGCCAGTGCGGCGGAGGCGCTCGGCGACATCGGCACCGAATCCCCGGCGCTTTTGGCGGACGCCGAAGTCGTCCGAACGCTCGCGCGCCGAATCGAATCCGAGGAGTTCCCCGACGCCCGCGCACAGATGGCGCGGGCTCTCGGACGAATCGGGCGGACGGCTCCCGAACTGATAGACCGGCGCGACGAGGCGACGCTCGAACGTCTCGTCGGCGAAGACGACGAGATAGCGGAGTCCCTTCGGTTCGCCGTCGACGCTATCGCGGAGGGCCGAGAGGCGGCGAGTGGGAGGGACTCCGAGTCCCGAGGAGCGGCGGGAACGGCGTTCTGCCCGGACTGCGGAACGGAGATTACGGCCGAGTCCGTTCCGAACTTCTGTCGAAACTGCGGACACGAGCTATCCTGA
- a CDS encoding TATA-box-binding protein — MSENTISVAELRSRVSELPITLSEGENAAYASVDQAFSLESVVIALDEEDCVYDEETFSGVAYQPDSPLATVVVSGDGTIVALDAREQADAKTAVSQVVDKLDDLGLLTGDSSPELSTDTRAVPFALDAPAVETLGYDDES; from the coding sequence GTGTCAGAAAATACGATATCGGTAGCAGAACTCCGCTCTCGGGTATCCGAACTCCCGATTACTCTGTCGGAGGGAGAGAACGCCGCGTACGCCAGCGTCGATCAGGCGTTCTCGTTGGAGTCGGTCGTGATCGCCTTGGACGAAGAAGACTGCGTCTACGACGAGGAGACGTTCTCCGGTGTCGCGTACCAGCCCGACAGTCCGCTAGCGACGGTCGTCGTCTCGGGCGACGGAACGATTGTCGCCCTCGACGCACGGGAGCAAGCGGACGCGAAGACGGCCGTCTCGCAGGTCGTCGATAAATTGGACGACCTCGGTTTGCTCACCGGGGACTCCTCTCCGGAACTCTCCACGGACACGCGGGCCGTCCCGTTCGCGCTGGACGCGCCCGCGGTAGAGACGCTGGGCTACGACGACGAGTCGTAA